A window of Ignavibacteriales bacterium genomic DNA:
TCCTTTATTTTTTCTCCTGCCCGTTTCGGTTGGAAAATAAAATTGCTTACCGTCTAATTCATTCGGAAAATAATTTTCCTCCACAAAATGATTTTCATAATTGTGAGCATATTTATAATCTTTTCCATAAGAAAGAGCTTTCATCAACTTTGTCGGTGCATTCCGCAGATGAAGAGGAACAGGATATAAATTACGATTTCGAACTTCAGCCAAAGCCCCTTCAATCGCTTGATAAGAAGAATTACTTCGGTGATGAAGCTAAGTCAACACACTGTGCTAAAATTATTCTTGCTTCGGGCAAACCGATTTTTCAACTGCACTGAAAGCCGCTTCTGCAAGAACAAGAGCATTGGGAGAGGCATTTCCAATATCTTCTGATGCAAGTACAATCATTCTTCTTGCGATGAATAATGGGTCTTCCCCACCCTCAAGCATTCGTGCCATCCAATAAATTGCTGCATCGGGATCGCTGCCTCTGATACTTTTTATGAACGCTGAAATAATATTGTAATGTTCTTCGCCGGATTTATCATAAAATATATTTTTTTTCTGAACTACATTTTCCAATACTTCTTTGGAAATTTTAATTTGATCAGAATTCATTTCCTGAATGAATGCAGCCTCCAGAATAGTAAGCATTGATCTTGCATCGCCGCCGGAAAGATATATTAAAAATTCAGTGTCCATCTCTTCAATTTTAAATTGGGAAAGAAACTCATCTTTGTTAACTGCGTTTTCTAATATTTGAGTGAGTTCCTCTTTGCTCAAATCATTTAGGACAAAGACCCTTGCACGTGAACGTAAAGCAGGAATAACTTCGAAGGATGGGTTTTCGGTTGTTGCACCAATAGTTTTTTCCCCGAACCCGGAGGACCCAAAGATGAACGAACCAAGAGTATCATTCTCTATCATCAATCGAATAGGCTTCCCCACCCCTAAAATTTCTTTCTGCCCCTATAAAATCTTCTATGATTTTGGGCGAACCCCTCTTTCGGCAAGCGGAGTTTGAGGGATTTCTATTTTATTCATTAAAATGTTTATTTTCAATCACTTCAATTTTAGTTTCACCGGGGCGAATCATATCATATTTTTCGCGGGCTATCTTTTCAATTTTGAAGCGCCTCCTTCTTATTGAATCAATTTGATCTCCAAGTTTTTTATTTTCCTGCTGAAGATTTTCAGTTCGGGCATTTAATTCATCAATTTCATTGCTTTCAGCTTTTGATAACGATAGAAACCAAAATCATTAAAAAGAAGATAGAACAGACCTACGATTATGATAACACCAAAAAAATAATACTTAGTCTTCTTGTCAATATTTTTCATTATCGTAATCCAAGCCTTCATTTTTTTTCTACAAGCTGTTCAAAAGATATTCCTACCACCTTCGCCCATTTAGGAACAAGGCTCGTTGCCGTTATCCTGGGAAGTGTGCTTATTTCAAGACAGTATATTTTATTTTGTTCGTTCATTCGGGAAATCTACACGTGCATAGCCCTCGCAGCGGAGTGCTTTAAAGCAATGCCTGCGCTTTTGAGCTTCGCTGTAATTCTTCTGAAACTTTTTGCTGGCACTACCATTCCGTTAACCCTTTTTGTATTTGACTCGTAATCGTAAAATCCACTTTTGGGTTTTATTTCCAGAGGGGGAGTGCCTACAACACTCAAGAATTGCAACAGTTAATTCTCTGCCGGAGATATACTCTTCGATTAAAACATTATTCGCATATTCAAATGCGGTTTTTATTGATTCAGGAAGTCCTACTTTCTCTTTGAGAGATAGCCAATCCAAACTGTTGAACCTGATCATTTGGTTTTACAACAACAGGAAACCAAATTCAGCTTCAACTTTTCAAAAACACTTGAATATTATAAGAAGGTCGCTCAATCAAAAACCTTTGGGAGTTTCGACACCATATTCTTTGAAAAGAATTTTGACATCGCCTTATCCATTGCTACAGCGCTTGAAAGTGCTTTACCGCGCATGTACTTTATCCCCGTAATTCCAATAATGATTGTATTGAACCATCCTCCCCCACTTACCATCTTAATGTTAAAATGCAAGTTCAACATCATCAAACAAAGAACTGTTTACTGTTTCAATAAAGTTT
This region includes:
- a CDS encoding septum formation initiator family protein, encoding MDELNARTENLQQENKKLGDQIDSIRRRRFKIEKIAREKYDMIRPGETKIEVIENKHFNE